Part of the Sorghum bicolor cultivar BTx623 chromosome 1, Sorghum_bicolor_NCBIv3, whole genome shotgun sequence genome, ATGCTAACTCAGACCCAAACAAACTAATGACTCCATTCCCTTAAAATCCTAATAAGACACGTTTAGTTAAAACTTGTATCCTTTCTTATTTTAGGAGATTCATTCAAACAAGCACCGGATAACTCTTGCAGTTCTATTTTGTTTCTTGCTGTCACATGTTGCGGAGAAAAAAGCTATAGGCTACACGAGGCAGCCGCTGCACTGTCATACCCCGTGGCCGCTGGCGATCGCCGGGACGTGAGGAGATCCAACAcggtgatctatggcgaaaacAAGACGAGGAAAGGTTCCCCTGTTCTCGGCTCTGTATTGTCTGAAATAAGGTAATACAATGCAGCATGTACATACTCAGCATTGCTTATCTGGACCATCCAATGGTGCTCTGAGATTCGTGCTGCTGCACTTCTCTCAACTGTGTTCACATTTCTCCCCACTGTTTCACACATCTCGATGCATATTCAACGGTGTAGATAAGCAATGCTCAGCATATAGACCCCAAAAAACTGCCTTCATAATCGTTCTCCCAATGTGCTGAGGGTTCACTTATTACAGACACTGACGGCACAAGGCCCACTTGGCAGAGACAGTGGCCGAACGGTCCACATGACATAGACTCAAATAGCTAACAGAATGATAATACGCTTCCTTGCCTCGAACGCGTACAAGGCGATGGCGTCATCTTCATGGTGTCGATGATGTAGGCTTGACATGCACTCGCCATTTCGTCAAATTGCTATCAACTAGTAGAAAGCGCGCGCCCTCGCGCGCTCGAGGGTAAATGAGCATTATCAGATTTATTCATAGATGCTGGTAATCTGTATAGTTAAGTAATTTGATCaatagacattgttagtttacgGTGTACCATAGGAGGTGCCGGTGATTACATAGTGAAGATAGGATGACCGATATTTACAGGATGCATATAGTGTAAGTGTAGGGAATGTTGCCGTTTGATCTTGTAGCGTTAGAGACTGTAACTCTACATAGTGCAAACCTAGATCAGCATATAGTTGCGGCAAGTAACAAAATTAGATTCTGGTCTAGATACGACGTTACTGCAAATGACCCAACTCCATAATAAGCTGCAAAGAGACAAGCCGTGTGACACAAGGCAGCAGCCACCATTGGAGAGTTATATATGGATGTTAAAGACAGTAGACCAACAGCAGCCACCAAGAGCCTATGCATGTGGTCGACAAAACAGTTCTTAAGCCAAATAACGCAAAAACAGAAAGATGTCCAGAATGAGATAGACACCTGCTAAAATAACACCATTCAGCAGGCTGATCACAAAGTACCTTGAAAGAAAAATAGGGGAGCAATTTAGAGCTAATTAGATTATGGTAGAAATGCTGAGCTGCATTATAGGAAGCCAGAATAAAATTTCATAGACATTGCAACCCCTTTAGAAAGAACAATCCTCCAAATACAAACAGATGCAACTTCAGTTACACGCATGAGAAGAGGGCTCACCAAGTAACCTAAATACAAGCTATGACGCAAATGCTACATAGTTCAAGCTTCACAAAAATATAGATAAGCTACATGTACATGGAGTCATGGAGAATGTCTATGAGTCTTCTTTTGCAGAGAGAACATATAGGAAAACAAAAGCAAAAAACAAACACAATACAGGGAAACTATGGCCGGGTATGacaacatttttttaaaaattacgGCAGTAGTTAACTAAGGCATATTCAATTATGATATGAGGCAACCCTACGTTTATATTTTAACTAAACTACTTCTGATTTTAttcccctaaaccctaaaccatgGGAGCATTTTCTGTAGCGTGATTAAATTAGATATTTTATCCCAAGATGAATGAATGGGCGTACAATACAAGGAATCCTGTTCATATCCATGAACAACACTGCAATAGGCATCCAAAATTACAAAAGTGAAGTAATAACTAATAAATAAAATTACCTTGGTCCGTTGGCTAGTAGAGCCAAGCATAGGAAGCAATTCCAAGTCATAGGTGGCTAAAAAAAGGACACATGAATCAATATAGGAGGTTATTATCAGAGAGGGGGTCACCTGGTACAGTAAGAAGCATTCCAAAAAAATCGTATTAGAAAATTGCAGTGAATTCTGTAATGACTGTGTTTTACCTGAATTTTGTTAGTAGTCAAATGGGAAAGTGGGTCAGTGGTGTGAGGTGCAAAAAGAGCATGACGTAATGTATGTGTAGCGTACCTCAGCATAGGAAATCAGAAGTGCTTCCATCATGTGTGACAaagtgtagtagtagtagtagtttgtTATTGTAAAGGTGATCGGACATCGGCTGTGTAATGTGTGGTGATAAAGATTACTCACCTCTACAATATTCTTCATAGTGCTCTCGCGGTCTTGTAGTATGTAGGAGTTATGGAGCTCCCTGTTTATGTTTCAATGCATTTTAGGCAGAGAAGTAATAACTTCTGTGGAAAGGGACTAAACCATTACTGGGAAAACTGACAACAAATGTAATAGCTTAGGTGcataaaaatcatataaatTAGACAAAGAAGTGTTTTAGCTGCTACTTAAATCAACAGTTGCTACAGAAGTGAGTTAAACAAGCAACAATGGGATAAACAAGCAACACACCTAATTCTCTTTGCTTCTAACACTCTGTTGTAAGAGACATAAAAAAAGTAGAAACTCGAATCTTAAAATGCAACAGCTATTTAAAATCTGTGAGCCAGAGCAAACTTTTGAGAAGTGATAGTAGGTGTCAAAGTCATCTAAATGAGCCTGTCAAATTTTTCCGGAGAGCTTGAACGATTTACAACAATTTTGCAATGATTTGCAGGCAACAATTTAATCAATAGGGAAAATAGAGGGCTAGTTAAAAAAATAGAAGGTACACCTTTAGACATAGCAGGCACCTAGCTACCCTGTACCTCCCTACGACAAGAATGGCATGGTCCTGTGCACAGGAGCAGAGAGGGTAAGCAATGCGGACAGGAGGTGCTAGATGAGAAGATGGTCTCAGTGAGAGACAGCGTTGAATGGGACCTTGAACTTGATTACTTCCTTCAATGCACTATTAAAGAGATTATTATAAAATTGTACAAACAATTTAAGCATGAACTTAAAAGGTATGCCAGCAATTAATTTGAGTAAGATTTAACAGATTTAGTGGTTGATTTGCACACATATAATATGCTAAACTCATAATTGTAAGGCATGAGCGTCGCTATGAACACCTGTTCATATGGATGTGTAGTCCATCAGATAAGCAAAGCAATGAAAAATGGCATTTCTAATTTTGTGGGGGCCTCGAGGAGATCAAAGGCCATACTTTATACAGCGGCAAGAAAAGAAGATAATGAAAGTAGCAAGCACTGCACCAAGTTCTTCAGTTTTATCCAAATACTCTTTCATTTTTGCGTCTGAAATTTTGTGGGGGAACTGCTGAGATTCATTCATGTAAGAAATAGATATCATGGTTGTGATTATTTGTATAGCCAAGATGTCTTTATCTATATACATTACAACCTGGTGGAAGAACTACGTCTGAAACAAACAATGGCTATGCTGGTGGGTTATGGTATAATATGGTAGATGATGGTTATATATATAACAGGCTAAAGCACAATGTAGCAAGCACATTTATATATACAAAATATTACATATGATCTAAAGTACCTGCCAAATTTGCTAGACAATAAGGTTCAGTGTTTATACAGGAACAATAAGTTGAACTTCCAGCTATGATCAGACTCCCATCGCCCATGAGGGCGAGTAAGCATGCCAAGGTTACAGAAGATACGGAAATTGGCAGCGAATAAACTTAAGCAACAACAGGAGTCGGCAGCAAATAAACTTAACAAAGTAGCAACAGTGTccaatctttgtaaaaagtttCAGTTATATCAAACAACAAAAACAGTAGTAGTTCATAAACTCTACAGAACATGGACTACTTCATAGATTTTTAGAAAACAATACGATGGTTGGATCACTGAGATTATGTTTCATCTTGTGAGCTCCCCTAATAATTTGATTTAGTATAGCACTGcaaaaaataattttaaatttcCATAGTAAAGCACAGAAACCAGCTATTTTAAGACAGAGAATGTGTAGTAAATTTTCATTCATTGAAGAAGCATTTTGGCGGACCACATTTCactattatttattattaataGTTCAAAAAGACTCATGGGTTATTAGCAAATTGTACCTGATGCATTACTCTAATAACCCACCATTGACCAGAAGTGGCATTTGTTGCTCACATATGAGCAACCCCAAATAAGACACTAATGAAAGGTTTTACATGGAATGGAATTGGAGCCAATAGGATAGGCATAGAAGGGTCACCTGAAGTAAACGTGTATTCATAATATCGAGCTGATCCTTAAGAAGCTTGTTGAAGATCcttttttcttaatttatttaaaGCATCAGCATCAGTATCACATAGAAAAAGAACAAAAATGAAAGCACCAATTAGCTAGCAACCAATTAGCCATTaaattcaaggatggctgtGAGCATTTTTGAAAATTCCTGGGACCATTAACTGGCCTAACAAAGTTTGCAGGGCGCTGCCTTTTCTCTACTGATCAGgatctttattttttatatatgtgcAACACATATGCAATCACTATGTCAGGGTAGGAGATTTGTTTGTTTCCTTTACACAAAGCTAATAAATACTAAATCAGTTCAGCAAGTCTATCAAAAGCTAAGTTATTCCTAAGATTCTCCTTGTTTTCATTGCATaggtttttttcttctttttattaCTGGTCATCCAGTGATTAGAATGGAATGCATTTCACGAAAAAAACAAACAACGATATTACactttttttttagataattacCCCAGAAGAATATGGAGGACAATATCTCAGTGCAGCTAGGCGATATAAAAACCGACCCAAAATCTTTATCTTTGGCGTCCACATAGTTTGCCCAACATGTATGTTTTTGCAATGTTTTTCAAAAAATAGTAGGCATAACTGACCTTGCAGAGTTTAATGATCTAATATCGTCTTAGAGAAAAGCAATCAATTTTCAatcgagagggagagggagagaccGATGGGTgagagggggaggaggaggaggagggcggcTGCCACCGTCGCTGTGTCCGCGTCGAGGGAGGAGGGAGTGACGATGAAAGAGAAGGGGAGAGGCCGGACTTTTTTTTTACCGGTGTACTGGGTCGGGAGAAGCCGAGAAAGCTCTAGACATCAGATCGCTGAGAGTAAATATACATCGTAAATACTGGATCCAAGGGTGGAATTTTTTTTTGCTATCGTGGCATGGCTGGCTGCTCAGCCCCTTGTTTGAATTAAAGAGTTGAACTCTGAACTCTACTCCGGGGAGGGACACTCCGGCGTTCCGGCCTGCCCCCGGCCCACGACGGCCATTCTGCAGCGCGCCCgcgcctctccacattgaacgCGCCGTGGCTCGTTCGTTCTTCTGGTATAAAGGCGTTGCCTAGTTTGCCATTGCAATTGCAACGAACCTACCCAAATTCCCCAAATCCCGAATCCTTCTGCTCCCGAACTGCCTCGGCCTGGCTGGGGCAGCGTGGGCGCGGCGCGACGTCCTGCCGGCACCAGCCAACTGACGGGCGGCGGCGACGATGATGGCCGAGGCAGCGAGAGCGCAGCCGCGGCAGCAGGGCGGTTGGCTGGATCTACCTGAAGACATCATGCACGACATCCTCCTCCGCCTGCCCCCGAAGTTCGTCGTCCGCTGCCGCGCCGTCTGCAGTTCCTGGCTCCGCCTCGCCTCCGACCGCAGCTTCCTTCTCGCCCACCACCGCCGCCAGCCCTCCCTGCCCCTCGTCTACTTCATCCTCAACGACGTCGGCGACCCGGAGGTCAGCGAGTACCGGCTCGCGGTCTTCGACCTCCGCGCCGTCGAGTTGCAGACTGTCGTCAGATTCTCGGGCCACGGCAATGGGTGGATGGCCCGTGACCGTGAGAGGAGGCTCGCTCTCCATGGCTCCTGCGACGGGGTCCTCCTCCTATCCTCCGACTACCACCTATTCCTCTGCAACCCGACCACGCGCCACTGGGGTCGCCTCCCACCCCTTCACCGCGACCACACCATCGCAGGACTCTACTCGCACAGGATCTCGGACGACTACCGGGTGCTCTACTTCCGGCGCCATGGAGATggaaactactactactacgtcATGGCGGCCGGGACCAGGAAGCAGAGGCTGGTCAGTCGTCAGGTATCCCCAATACACTCCTCATGGCACACCTGGTTTGCGCGGCACACACCGCCCGTCCTCCTCCATGGCAACCTTCACTGGCCCCCTGTCTCGTCAAGACCCGAGTCCATAGCCGTCTTCGACACGGTCGCCGAAGTGTTCCGGTTGATGCCTTCTCCCGCCGTCAACGTGAACAACCAGCTCGTCTCGAATGTGAAGCTGCTTGACATGGAGGGTGCTCTTGCCATGTCAAGTAGCTGGAGCGAGACTTATGGGGATGACGGGCCCTCGAGGGTTGATCTGTGGTTTCTGGAGGACTACAAATCCAATGTTTGGGTCTGCAAGTACCGCATTGAGTTGCCGGTGGAAGATATCAGCCGTTTCCTTGGATTGCTCGATTTGTGGACTGCTGTTGTTGTGTCCCATGAGGGAGATGTGCTGGTTGATCTCATGAATCGCCTGCTGGGCTATGACAGGGAGGGCAATTCAGTTGCAAATTTGCCGTGTGATTGCAGCTTGCTGGAGATTGGTCCACATATGCTTAAGCGGAGCCTTGTTCCTCATGCATCGCTTCCGATGAAGAACCATAGTCCCAACAAACCACATTTCGTCTGATGACTATTGGATTGGGATATGATTTCTGTGAGGGTTTTGGTTGTGTGGTCATGATATTGGATCGTTTCTCTTGATTtggaaaaagagagagagagacatttTCATCTCACATTAATATCTCGTCTTGTGCAAAGCTGATATGAACCTTATGTTTCAGAGTTCAGAGTTTCAGACTGTTGGCTGCTCTTGGCAGCATGAAAGATATGATCAGGGCTTCACTTTTCTTTTTAGTTGCATGCATTTTCTGATTTGACATTTTATTAGTAAACACACTTTGTGCTGGAAATGTTCAGGTTTTACTGTATAATTGGGATAAGGCAATCTGCCTGCACCACAATTGGTGTAGTCCTAGGCGAGTAGCTCTGATACTTCGGTGTATTAGTGAAAACTGAACCAATTCTATGCATTACTTACACTTCGGTGCATCAGTCAAAACTGATACGATTCTATGAAAACTGACTTGATACTGATACTTAGGTGTTCTACAGCATTATGTTTACTTGTCCACAGTTTAGGAATACAATTCTGTGCATTTAACGATTTTGGGTAATAGAAGGAAAAATGTTTTTGTACGTCAGTAGGTCTGTAGTGTTTTTGGTACAGCATGGAATTCCTATATTTGGTTTTAATGTACGTATTAGTGAAAGGTGCTTTGATGCTTCTGGTATCTGTTATGTTGAGATGGAACTATTCAATTGCGGCCTGAATTTGGTGTCGTTTCAAAGTGCTGAGCCGCACACTCACTGAGTTTCCTAGCCCGTTTGGCATTCTAGCTAATGTCTAatgtttcttcttgttgcagtgCTTTTTTGTAGAGTGCTTAAGCTGTAGCGCTGAGACGCCTTGGTTAGTTTTTGTCATGTGAAACTGTCCATTTCACTGTGATTATTACTCCGTCGCATGTGAGGCAGTCAATAAATCAATACTGGGCCGCATGACAGCCATGCAAAATGCAAAATAGATATGGAATATGAGTCTTCTGTTACATGGCTTTGATGGCGAGAAGATTTAGGTATTGCAGATTCAGGAATGAAGACTAGGGCAGTTTTGTA contains:
- the LOC8081104 gene encoding F-box protein CPR30; the protein is MMAEAARAQPRQQGGWLDLPEDIMHDILLRLPPKFVVRCRAVCSSWLRLASDRSFLLAHHRRQPSLPLVYFILNDVGDPEVSEYRLAVFDLRAVELQTVVRFSGHGNGWMARDRERRLALHGSCDGVLLLSSDYHLFLCNPTTRHWGRLPPLHRDHTIAGLYSHRISDDYRVLYFRRHGDGNYYYYVMAAGTRKQRLVSRQVSPIHSSWHTWFARHTPPVLLHGNLHWPPVSSRPESIAVFDTVAEVFRLMPSPAVNVNNQLVSNVKLLDMEGALAMSSSWSETYGDDGPSRVDLWFLEDYKSNVWVCKYRIELPVEDISRFLGLLDLWTAVVVSHEGDVLVDLMNRLLGYDREGNSVANLPCDCSLLEIGPHMLKRSLVPHASLPMKNHSPNKPHFV